A portion of the Candidatus Methylomirabilis sp. genome contains these proteins:
- a CDS encoding tetratricopeptide repeat protein yields the protein MTLEGARGLEAEAATHAAAGRPAEAAAAALGAAVLYQEAGLLVQAAAAASQAVNHQEAAGDRPGTALALSRLGQIYHLQGGWDRALTCYSDALAHYEALADQEGVAGTLEDLGGAYQGKGQYEAALEQFRRSLAVRVTLQDREGIARGWNNIGGVLARLGKGEEAAQAFRDSMTLHREAGSRLGEAVALGNLGMLAQQAGHLAEAEEHLARSAILLEEEGDPLFRATTLNSLGLTRRRQGKLAEALESFRTAADLMQGRGDHLRATVALFNMAMVHEELGDYREALRLLEEVITLDRRSGHPDLKRDMEAFGRIREKLDLQRDARR from the coding sequence ATGACGCTCGAGGGGGCGAGGGGACTGGAGGCGGAGGCGGCGACGCATGCCGCGGCCGGCCGGCCGGCCGAGGCGGCGGCGGCGGCGCTCGGCGCAGCGGTCCTGTACCAGGAGGCCGGCCTGCTGGTGCAGGCGGCGGCGGCGGCGAGCCAGGCCGTGAACCACCAGGAGGCCGCGGGGGACCGGCCGGGAACCGCCCTGGCACTCTCGCGCCTGGGGCAGATCTACCACCTGCAGGGAGGCTGGGACCGCGCGCTCACCTGCTACAGCGACGCGCTGGCCCACTACGAGGCCCTGGCCGACCAGGAGGGGGTCGCGGGCACCCTGGAGGACCTCGGGGGGGCCTATCAGGGGAAGGGCCAGTACGAGGCCGCCCTGGAGCAGTTCCGCCGGAGCCTGGCCGTGCGCGTCACGCTCCAGGACCGGGAGGGAATCGCCCGCGGCTGGAACAACATCGGCGGGGTATTGGCCCGGCTGGGGAAGGGGGAGGAAGCGGCGCAGGCCTTCCGGGACAGCATGACCCTGCACCGCGAGGCCGGAAGCCGTCTGGGGGAGGCGGTGGCCCTGGGCAACCTCGGCATGCTGGCCCAGCAGGCGGGCCACCTGGCGGAGGCGGAGGAGCACCTCGCCCGGAGCGCCATCCTCCTGGAGGAGGAGGGGGATCCTCTCTTCCGCGCGACCACGCTGAACAGCCTCGGCCTCACCCGGCGGCGGCAGGGGAAGCTTGCGGAGGCCCTGGAGTCGTTCCGGACGGCTGCCGACCTCATGCAGGGACGAGGGGATCACCTCCGGGCCACCGTCGCCCTGTTCAACATGGCCATGGTCCACGAGGAGCTGGGAGACTACCGGGAGGCCCTCCGCCTCCTGGAGGAGGTCATCACGCTCGATCGACGGAGCGGCCACCCGGACCTGAAGCGGGACATGGAGGCCTTCGGGCGGATCCGGGAAAAGTTGGACCTCCAGCGGGACGCGAGGCGGTAG